A region from the Actinoplanes sp. OR16 genome encodes:
- a CDS encoding sensor histidine kinase KdpD, with protein MRDILLIGLYALAAGAVVGLFGAGLLRLLRGRSITVHVCVLLAVTVAAVVAGVATVAQAMFLSGHDLQVVLVTVSASAAVSLALGFVFGRRLATAAVWAAQARDRERRMEAGRRELVAWVSHDLRTPLAGLRAMTEALQDGVVADPETVAEYHRRIGAETGRMSALVDDLFELSRIHAGALRLAPARLPLADVVSDAVAAVTPLAVHRGITVEAAGDGWPMVTAGAPELNRIVGNLLVNAVRYTPPHGSIRVDAGHDGAHVWFAVSDTCGGIPDDDLPRVFDVAFRGSRARTPGGAGGGLGLAIVRGLAEAHGGQVAARNIAGGCRFEVRLPGGQR; from the coding sequence GTGCGTGACATCCTCCTGATCGGCCTGTACGCGCTCGCCGCGGGCGCCGTGGTCGGGCTGTTCGGCGCCGGGCTGCTGCGGCTGTTGCGCGGTCGTTCGATCACCGTGCACGTGTGTGTGCTGCTCGCCGTCACCGTCGCCGCGGTCGTCGCCGGTGTCGCCACGGTGGCCCAGGCGATGTTCCTGTCCGGCCACGACCTGCAGGTGGTGCTGGTGACGGTCTCCGCGTCGGCGGCGGTCAGCCTCGCCCTGGGCTTCGTCTTCGGCCGCCGGCTGGCCACCGCGGCGGTCTGGGCCGCGCAGGCCCGCGACCGGGAGCGGCGGATGGAGGCCGGCCGCCGCGAACTCGTCGCCTGGGTCTCGCACGATCTGCGCACCCCGCTCGCCGGTCTGCGGGCCATGACCGAGGCGCTGCAGGACGGCGTGGTGGCCGACCCGGAGACGGTCGCGGAGTACCACCGCCGCATCGGCGCCGAGACGGGCCGGATGAGCGCGCTCGTGGATGACCTCTTCGAACTGTCCCGCATCCACGCCGGCGCGCTGCGCCTCGCCCCGGCACGGCTGCCGCTCGCCGACGTCGTCTCGGACGCGGTCGCCGCGGTGACACCTCTCGCCGTGCACCGCGGCATCACCGTGGAGGCGGCCGGCGACGGCTGGCCGATGGTCACCGCGGGCGCGCCCGAACTGAACCGGATCGTCGGCAACCTGCTCGTCAACGCGGTCCGGTACACCCCGCCGCACGGCTCGATCCGCGTCGACGCCGGCCACGACGGCGCCCACGTGTGGTTCGCGGTCTCCGACACCTGCGGCGGCATCCCGGACGACGACCTGCCCCGGGTCTTCGACGTGGCGTTCCGCGGCAGCCGGGCCCGGACTCCGGGCGGCGCGGGCGGCGGACTGGGCCTGGCCATCGTGCGTGGCCTGGCGGAGGCGCACGGCGGGCAGGTCGCGGCCCGCAACATCGCCGGCGGCTGCCGGTTCGAGGTCCGCCTGCCGGGTGGTCAGCGCTGA
- a CDS encoding bifunctional 2-polyprenyl-6-hydroxyphenol methylase/3-demethylubiquinol 3-O-methyltransferase UbiG, with translation MTAPAVVCPPAGQVALDLYDRALARAAGGGDGTLVLRDTAGREHRIDAARWCAADLPGDTGLLGRCTGATLDVGCGPGRLTGALLGAGRAAFGIDVSSAAVRLARARGALALRRDVFTAVPGEGRWEHLLLADGNLGIGGDPARLLRRCRDLIAAHGRIHVEAAPAGAGTWSGTATLHDPARPAGDGAPLRWAQVAADDLAPLARLAGLAVRTTWTEEGRWFATLAAG, from the coding sequence ATGACCGCCCCCGCCGTGGTGTGCCCGCCCGCCGGGCAGGTCGCCCTGGACCTCTACGACCGGGCGCTGGCCCGGGCCGCCGGGGGCGGCGACGGCACCCTCGTGCTGCGTGACACGGCCGGCCGCGAGCACCGCATCGACGCGGCCCGCTGGTGTGCCGCGGACCTGCCCGGCGACACCGGGCTGCTGGGGCGGTGCACCGGGGCCACCCTGGACGTCGGCTGCGGCCCGGGCCGGCTCACCGGTGCGCTGCTCGGCGCCGGCCGGGCAGCGTTCGGCATCGACGTGAGCAGCGCCGCCGTACGCCTGGCGCGTGCCCGCGGAGCCCTGGCGCTGCGCCGTGACGTGTTCACCGCCGTCCCCGGTGAGGGCCGGTGGGAGCACCTGCTGCTCGCCGACGGCAACCTCGGCATCGGCGGTGATCCGGCGCGGCTGCTGCGCCGCTGCCGGGACCTGATCGCCGCGCACGGGCGGATCCACGTGGAGGCCGCACCGGCGGGAGCCGGCACCTGGTCCGGGACCGCGACCCTGCACGACCCGGCCCGGCCGGCCGGTGACGGGGCGCCCCTGCGGTGGGCGCAGGTGGCCGCCGACGACCTGGCGCCGCTGGCCCGGCTCGCGGGCCTGGCCGTGCGGACGACCTGGACGGAGGAAGGCCGATGGTTCGCGACCCTGGCCGCCGGTTGA
- a CDS encoding ATP-binding protein produces MSQQSSNDRDDAYPARVWDLVSANGPDLATLCRLGGALMPGINGIGLSAGPPTTRQGGMTDARIRFSSDQTSARIESAQESLRDGPCHEAAATRRPVHAADLRDAAWREHWPRFTPAALAAGVRAVFALPLHAGGIRHAGAVDVYRRTPGPLHDTDRNAATALTAAATELLNLERLGVDWSSTFAQARFDDTILAMAAGTPVSTVSGRTGEPLTALPLAGWFDHHTLPQLRRRLHSTGIAYGLPGEHAARFTLAVHEAMVNVVQHGGGFGQLLSWHRGDHLWCEISDHGPGIGTALRAAGGADARPRTGSRRRRPSGLELIQQACTSLEITTDSTGTRIHLGYRFRRRVS; encoded by the coding sequence ATGAGTCAGCAGAGCAGTAACGATCGAGATGACGCGTACCCGGCCCGGGTCTGGGATCTGGTCAGCGCCAACGGCCCGGACCTGGCCACGCTGTGCCGTCTGGGCGGGGCCCTGATGCCGGGCATCAACGGCATCGGGTTGTCGGCGGGCCCACCGACAACCCGCCAGGGGGGCATGACGGACGCGCGGATCCGGTTCAGCAGCGATCAGACCAGCGCCCGGATCGAGTCGGCGCAGGAGTCGCTGCGCGACGGTCCCTGCCATGAGGCCGCCGCCACCCGCCGGCCCGTCCACGCCGCCGACCTGAGGGACGCGGCGTGGCGCGAACACTGGCCACGATTCACCCCCGCGGCACTGGCCGCCGGGGTACGCGCGGTGTTCGCGCTGCCCCTGCACGCCGGCGGCATCCGCCACGCCGGAGCAGTGGACGTCTACCGGCGGACACCGGGCCCGCTGCACGACACCGACCGCAACGCCGCGACGGCGTTGACGGCGGCGGCCACCGAACTGCTCAACCTGGAGCGGCTCGGCGTGGACTGGTCCAGCACCTTCGCCCAGGCCCGGTTCGACGACACGATCCTGGCGATGGCCGCGGGCACACCGGTCTCCACGGTCTCCGGCCGGACCGGCGAGCCGCTCACCGCGCTGCCGCTGGCCGGCTGGTTCGACCACCACACGCTGCCCCAGCTGCGCCGGCGACTGCACAGCACCGGCATCGCCTACGGCCTGCCCGGCGAGCACGCCGCCCGGTTCACGCTGGCCGTGCACGAGGCGATGGTGAACGTGGTGCAGCACGGTGGCGGGTTCGGTCAACTGCTGAGCTGGCACCGCGGCGATCATCTCTGGTGCGAGATCAGTGACCACGGTCCCGGCATCGGCACGGCTCTGCGTGCCGCCGGCGGTGCTGACGCCCGTCCGCGAACCGGTTCCCGCAGGCGGCGCCCCAGCGGCCTCGAACTGATCCAGCAGGCCTGCACCAGCTTGGAGATCACCACCGACTCCACCGGCACCCGGATCCATCTCGGCTACCGGTTCCGCCGCCGGGTGTCCTGA
- a CDS encoding molybdopterin-dependent oxidoreductase: protein MVRDPGRRLSGLLTWLTTPLPPPPERLRRGPLRPGAFPSPLRSARLSANLGAALGVMMLTCLITGVLSHLIQHPPAWFTWPSRPIGLYRFTQGLHVATGLATVPLLGAKLWSVYPRLFAWPPARSIAHAAERLSVALLVAAALSQTVSGLLNIAHWYTPMPFFFTTGHYRVAWLLTGAVLIHLGVKLPLIRATWRRPAPPDGRRQVLAAAGAAAALITVSTLGQTVRPLAGISLLAPRRPGSGPQRLPVNRTAAAAGVRDLALDPGYRLTISGPGGGVSLTLAELQALPQHTAVLPIACVEGWSSTGTWTGVRLRDLITLAGDVPAAGEAVVESLQADGRYRTSVLAGPHLTDGLTLLALRLAGEPLALDHGYPARLIAPNRPGVLQTKWVTRITVREAR from the coding sequence ATGGTTCGCGACCCTGGCCGCCGGTTGAGCGGGCTGCTCACCTGGCTGACCACGCCGCTGCCGCCGCCGCCCGAGCGGCTGCGCCGGGGGCCACTGCGTCCCGGCGCGTTCCCGTCGCCCCTGCGGTCGGCGCGGCTGAGCGCGAACCTCGGCGCGGCCCTCGGCGTCATGATGCTGACCTGCCTGATCACCGGCGTGCTCAGTCACCTGATTCAGCATCCTCCGGCCTGGTTCACCTGGCCGTCGCGGCCGATCGGCCTCTACCGGTTCACCCAGGGCCTGCACGTGGCGACCGGCCTCGCCACCGTGCCACTGCTCGGCGCGAAACTGTGGTCGGTCTATCCCCGGCTGTTCGCCTGGCCGCCGGCGCGCAGCATCGCCCACGCCGCCGAACGGCTGTCGGTGGCGCTGCTGGTCGCCGCCGCGCTGTCCCAGACGGTCAGCGGGCTGCTCAACATCGCCCACTGGTACACGCCGATGCCGTTCTTCTTCACCACCGGTCACTACCGGGTGGCGTGGCTGCTCACCGGGGCCGTGCTGATCCACCTCGGCGTGAAACTGCCGCTGATCCGCGCGACGTGGCGCCGGCCCGCCCCGCCGGACGGGCGCCGCCAGGTCCTCGCCGCGGCAGGCGCTGCCGCCGCCCTGATCACCGTGTCCACGCTCGGGCAGACCGTGCGGCCGCTGGCCGGAATCTCCCTGCTCGCGCCCCGCCGCCCGGGCAGCGGCCCGCAGCGGCTGCCGGTCAACCGGACCGCCGCGGCAGCCGGGGTCCGCGACCTCGCGCTCGACCCCGGATATCGGCTCACGATCAGCGGCCCGGGCGGCGGTGTGTCGCTCACCCTCGCCGAACTGCAGGCGCTGCCGCAGCACACCGCGGTCCTGCCGATCGCGTGCGTCGAGGGCTGGAGCTCCACCGGAACCTGGACCGGCGTGCGGCTACGCGACCTGATCACCCTGGCCGGCGACGTGCCGGCCGCGGGCGAGGCGGTCGTCGAGTCGTTGCAGGCCGACGGCCGGTATCGCACCTCGGTGCTGGCCGGCCCGCACCTCACCGACGGCCTCACGCTGCTCGCGCTCCGGCTGGCCGGCGAGCCGCTGGCGCTCGACCACGGGTACCCGGCCCGGTTGATCGCGCCGAACCGGCCCGGCGTCCTGCAGACGAAATGGGTCACCCGGATCACGGTGCGGGAGGCCCGATGA
- a CDS encoding TetR/AcrR family transcriptional regulator, with translation MAFEGDALEIRPPLQQRSREAWERILDAGVTLLEEGGYEAFTIAAVCERAQVVPRAVYARVNTKEGLFLATYEHGIARFLAEHEVFTDARRWAGLSPEQLIHAAVRALVGINTRYAAFLRAIVLISGVHPEVYRRGAGYSRRLGEAFTGLLLTVRGDIDHLDPEAAVWAAFDMAFSTLILRITYGPAFATPPTDDDTFAGMLADMLGRSLLR, from the coding sequence ATGGCATTCGAGGGCGACGCGCTGGAGATCCGGCCGCCGCTGCAGCAACGCAGCCGCGAGGCGTGGGAACGCATCCTGGACGCGGGCGTCACCCTGCTCGAAGAGGGCGGCTACGAGGCCTTCACGATCGCAGCGGTCTGCGAACGCGCGCAGGTCGTCCCCCGAGCCGTCTACGCCCGGGTCAACACCAAGGAAGGGCTGTTCCTCGCCACGTACGAGCACGGCATCGCCCGATTCCTCGCCGAGCACGAGGTCTTCACCGACGCGCGTCGCTGGGCCGGTCTGAGCCCGGAACAACTCATCCACGCGGCGGTGCGGGCCCTGGTGGGCATCAACACGCGCTACGCCGCCTTCCTGCGAGCGATCGTGCTGATCTCCGGCGTCCACCCGGAGGTCTACCGCCGCGGCGCCGGATACAGCCGCCGACTCGGCGAAGCGTTCACCGGGCTGCTGCTCACCGTGCGCGGCGACATCGACCACCTCGATCCGGAAGCGGCAGTCTGGGCGGCCTTCGACATGGCCTTCTCCACCCTCATCCTGCGCATCACCTACGGCCCGGCCTTCGCCACCCCTCCCACCGACGACGACACCTTCGCCGGCATGCTCGCCGACATGCTCGGCCGGTCCCTGCTGCGCTGA
- a CDS encoding response regulator transcription factor encodes MTHQVLVVDDDPTVSDVVRRYLEQDGCRVRLATDGLSALAAADTERPDLVVLDLMLGGIDGLEVCRRLRRDHPGLPVVMLTALGEESDRVLGLEVGADDYVTKPFSPRELVLRVRSVLRRTASDTPRPAQLLHDGDLVADTGRRVAGVAGRPLPLTVREFDLLEFLLRNPARVFTRAELLDRVWGWQFGDESTVTVHVRRLREKIEEDPSAPRRLLTVWGVGYRYEPVAGA; translated from the coding sequence GTGACCCACCAGGTGCTGGTCGTCGACGACGACCCGACCGTCAGCGACGTCGTGCGCCGTTACCTCGAGCAGGACGGCTGCCGGGTGCGGCTCGCCACCGACGGGCTGAGCGCGCTCGCCGCCGCCGACACCGAACGCCCCGACCTCGTCGTGCTGGACCTGATGCTCGGGGGGATCGACGGTCTCGAGGTGTGCCGGCGGCTGCGGCGCGACCATCCCGGCCTGCCCGTCGTCATGCTGACCGCGCTGGGTGAGGAGAGCGACCGGGTGCTGGGCCTCGAAGTGGGCGCCGACGACTACGTCACCAAGCCGTTCAGCCCGCGCGAACTCGTCCTGCGGGTGCGTTCGGTGCTGCGCCGCACGGCATCGGACACCCCGCGGCCGGCCCAGCTGCTGCACGACGGTGACCTGGTCGCCGACACCGGCCGGCGTGTCGCGGGGGTCGCCGGGCGGCCCCTGCCGCTCACGGTGCGCGAGTTCGACCTGCTGGAGTTCCTGCTGCGGAACCCGGCCCGGGTCTTCACCCGTGCCGAACTGCTCGACCGGGTGTGGGGCTGGCAGTTCGGCGACGAGTCGACGGTCACCGTCCACGTCCGGCGCCTGCGGGAGAAGATCGAGGAGGATCCGTCCGCCCCGCGCCGGCTACTCACCGTCTGGGGTGTCGGCTACCGATACGAGCCGGTCGCCGGTGCGTGA
- a CDS encoding NAD(P)/FAD-dependent oxidoreductase, translated as MSPTRRGRVAVIGAGPAGMAAALSLHQAGHEVMLLERYPQARPAGNILNLWPPPIKALALMGVDTTDLGAPCRTEFRSPAGKVRVRVNLPDDVVRDYGGGFIGLLRPDLYERLLAALPPGVLRVNRTVQSFDQDETGVRLHLADGHVEQVDVLVGADGIDSLVRRTLWGDSPKREHRLHIFGGYTFADVPGADRALAVLTHSRTVQGSWTSIRSKGRDGYQWWMLCAHDPGRPAPSELHPAAAALADGFPAPLPDLIAATDPAHVQRWVLRDREPLAQWSKGRATLVGDAAHPTSPYAAYGAGMATEDGYFLGRRLGGVDLSDHQAVQAALRAYENPRKPHTTRQVQQAWMLGKLFHHAPAPLRPVRDAILDHTPLLQKVVGESSPGEIVAQIAAIDEAEAQFAARTT; from the coding sequence ATGAGCCCCACCCGCCGTGGACGTGTCGCCGTCATCGGAGCCGGCCCCGCCGGCATGGCCGCCGCCCTCTCCCTCCATCAAGCAGGACATGAGGTGATGCTGCTCGAGCGCTACCCCCAGGCTCGGCCGGCGGGCAACATCCTCAACCTGTGGCCGCCGCCCATCAAGGCGCTCGCCCTCATGGGCGTCGACACGACCGACCTCGGCGCACCCTGCCGCACCGAGTTCCGGTCGCCGGCCGGCAAGGTCCGGGTCCGGGTCAACCTGCCCGACGACGTGGTACGTGACTACGGCGGCGGCTTCATCGGACTGCTGCGCCCCGACCTCTATGAACGGCTGCTCGCCGCCCTGCCACCCGGCGTGCTCCGGGTCAACCGCACGGTGCAGAGCTTCGACCAGGACGAGACCGGGGTGCGGCTGCACCTGGCCGACGGTCACGTCGAGCAGGTCGACGTCCTGGTCGGCGCGGACGGCATCGACTCCCTGGTACGCCGCACCCTGTGGGGCGACTCGCCGAAACGGGAGCACCGGCTGCACATCTTCGGCGGCTACACCTTCGCCGACGTCCCCGGCGCCGACCGCGCGCTGGCGGTGCTCACCCACAGCCGGACCGTGCAGGGCAGCTGGACCTCGATCCGCAGCAAGGGCCGCGACGGCTACCAGTGGTGGATGCTCTGCGCCCACGACCCCGGCCGGCCCGCCCCCAGCGAGCTGCACCCGGCCGCCGCCGCGCTGGCCGACGGATTCCCGGCGCCGCTACCGGATCTCATCGCGGCGACCGATCCCGCGCACGTGCAGCGCTGGGTCCTGCGCGACCGCGAGCCGCTGGCGCAATGGTCGAAGGGCCGCGCCACCCTGGTCGGTGACGCGGCGCATCCCACCAGCCCGTACGCCGCGTACGGCGCGGGCATGGCCACCGAGGACGGCTACTTCCTCGGCCGCCGGCTCGGCGGCGTCGACCTGTCCGACCACCAGGCGGTGCAGGCCGCGCTGCGGGCGTACGAGAATCCGCGCAAGCCGCACACCACCCGGCAGGTGCAGCAGGCGTGGATGCTCGGCAAACTCTTCCACCACGCGCCGGCGCCGCTGCGACCGGTGCGCGACGCGATCCTCGACCACACCCCGCTACTCCAGAAAGTCGTCGGCGAGTCCTCACCCGGCGAGATCGTCGCGCAGATCGCCGCAATCGACGAGGCCGAGGCACAGTTCGCCGCGCGCACCACCTGA
- a CDS encoding TerC family protein — MSVSGGVWLLTVIGIVGLLLFDYFFHVRRTHVPSLGEAARWSAVYIGIAVAFGFGVLAFGGGTAGAEYFAGYVTEKALSVDNLFVFLLLLGSFKVPRADQQKVLLFGITFSLIVRTGFIFLGAALINSFAWVFYLFGLILLITAGNLLREQHDDDRPPNNIVIRVARRVLRTSEEYDGDKLVTHVDGRRMLTPMLLVMVAIGGTDILFALDSIPAIFGLTQNTYLVFTATAFSLLGLRQLYFLIDGLLDRLVYLSYGLAAILALIGVKLILHALHENNVPFINNGQHIDAAEISTGLSLSLIVGILLVTVLFSLLSPRGRAQTYVRAARRHATEYLDVETDPAYCDEIYHRLLVEEDHIRKLPEKHRAVIRSERDLMDLLRRAHELHEQRVASGRCFVPVPSAHDRSGQSESVTTARPQ, encoded by the coding sequence ATGAGCGTGTCCGGTGGCGTCTGGCTGCTGACAGTAATAGGGATCGTCGGCCTGCTGCTGTTCGACTACTTCTTCCACGTACGCCGCACGCACGTCCCGTCACTGGGCGAGGCCGCGCGCTGGTCGGCGGTCTACATCGGCATCGCCGTGGCGTTCGGGTTCGGGGTGCTCGCGTTCGGCGGTGGCACGGCCGGCGCCGAGTACTTCGCCGGTTATGTCACCGAGAAGGCGCTGTCGGTCGACAACCTGTTCGTGTTCCTGCTGCTGCTCGGCAGTTTCAAGGTGCCCCGCGCCGACCAGCAGAAGGTGCTGCTGTTCGGGATCACGTTCTCGCTGATCGTACGGACCGGTTTCATCTTCCTGGGCGCTGCGCTGATCAACTCGTTCGCGTGGGTGTTCTACCTGTTCGGCCTGATCCTGCTGATCACCGCGGGCAATCTGCTGCGGGAGCAGCACGACGACGACCGGCCGCCGAACAACATCGTCATCCGGGTGGCGCGGCGGGTCCTGCGCACCTCGGAGGAGTACGACGGCGACAAGCTCGTCACCCACGTCGACGGCCGCCGGATGCTGACGCCGATGCTGCTCGTCATGGTCGCGATCGGCGGCACCGACATCCTGTTCGCCCTCGATTCGATCCCGGCGATCTTCGGCCTCACCCAGAACACCTACCTGGTCTTCACCGCGACCGCGTTCTCGCTGCTCGGCCTGCGGCAGCTCTACTTCCTGATCGACGGCCTGCTGGACCGGCTGGTCTACCTGTCCTACGGTCTCGCCGCGATCCTCGCGCTGATCGGGGTCAAGCTGATCCTGCACGCCCTGCACGAGAACAACGTGCCGTTCATCAACAACGGCCAGCACATCGACGCCGCCGAGATCTCCACCGGCCTGTCGCTGTCGCTGATCGTCGGCATCCTGCTGGTGACGGTGCTGTTCTCGCTGCTGAGCCCGCGCGGCCGGGCGCAGACGTACGTGCGCGCGGCCCGGCGGCACGCCACCGAGTACCTCGACGTCGAGACCGACCCGGCGTACTGCGACGAGATCTACCACCGCCTCCTCGTGGAGGAGGACCACATCCGGAAGCTGCCGGAGAAGCACCGTGCCGTGATCCGCTCCGAGCGGGATCTGATGGACCTGCTGCGGCGGGCCCACGAGCTGCACGAGCAGCGCGTGGCGTCCGGACGCTGCTTCGTCCCGGTTCCGTCGGCCCACGATCGCAGCGGGCAGTCGGAATCCGTCACGACGGCCCGCCCGCAATAG
- a CDS encoding FAD-dependent oxidoreductase: MTLTRAPGSTSRHAHRLVRIDRSLPPATRHPVRTVVIGGGIAGMTSALLLAERGVAVTLLERGERLGGRLAAWPRRLADGSAAMVGHGFHAFFRQYYNWRAVLRRIDPSLAFLRPAERYPVVSRAWPEEDFGGLPRRPPWSLLALIARSPSLRLREMRDVDGPAATALLRYSRTRTYRDFDTMPAADFLDRLAMPEQARALLFDVFAHSFFNPAAEMSAAEMIMQFHFYFLRNAEGLAFDAPDDDYQTSIWAPLCARLQALGADIRTGAAVDRIEPGWTVTGADGSQIRADHVVLATDPESARAIVAASPALAGSAPGLVKNIETVRTTSPYAVSRIWTDRDVTADRAVFSSVAREPLLDSVSLFHRVERGSAAWSRRTGGAVVELHAYAAGHGIDPADAARDMWAQLTGIWPETRGLRIVDSDTRIGYDAPAFGVGSDATRPGVTTDADGLFLAGDWVRMPFPCALMERSAASAATAANAILRRHGVRPVQVYSVPPRGLLAGR, encoded by the coding sequence ATGACGCTCACCCGCGCCCCCGGCTCCACGAGCCGCCACGCCCACCGTCTCGTGCGCATCGACAGGTCACTGCCGCCTGCCACCCGGCACCCGGTGCGCACCGTGGTGATCGGCGGCGGGATCGCGGGAATGACGTCGGCGCTGCTGCTCGCGGAACGCGGCGTCGCGGTGACGCTGCTGGAACGCGGCGAGCGGCTCGGCGGCCGGCTCGCGGCGTGGCCGAGACGGCTCGCGGACGGTTCGGCCGCGATGGTGGGGCACGGATTCCACGCCTTCTTCCGGCAGTACTACAACTGGCGCGCCGTCCTGCGCCGGATCGACCCCTCGCTGGCGTTCCTGCGCCCGGCCGAGCGCTATCCCGTGGTGTCGCGGGCCTGGCCGGAGGAGGACTTCGGCGGGTTGCCGAGAAGGCCACCGTGGAGCCTGCTCGCGCTGATCGCCCGCTCCCCCAGCCTGAGGCTGCGCGAGATGCGCGACGTCGACGGCCCGGCGGCCACGGCGCTGCTGCGATACTCGCGGACGCGGACCTACCGGGACTTCGACACGATGCCGGCGGCGGACTTCCTGGACCGGCTCGCCATGCCGGAGCAGGCCCGGGCGCTGCTGTTCGACGTGTTCGCGCACTCGTTCTTCAACCCGGCGGCCGAGATGTCGGCAGCAGAGATGATCATGCAATTCCACTTCTACTTCCTGCGCAACGCCGAAGGGCTGGCCTTCGACGCGCCGGACGACGACTACCAGACCTCGATCTGGGCGCCGCTGTGCGCGCGGCTGCAGGCGCTGGGCGCCGACATCCGCACCGGCGCCGCCGTCGACCGGATCGAACCGGGCTGGACCGTCACCGGCGCCGACGGCTCGCAGATCCGCGCCGACCACGTCGTCCTGGCCACCGACCCGGAGTCGGCCCGCGCCATCGTCGCCGCCTCGCCCGCCCTGGCCGGGTCGGCGCCGGGTCTGGTCAAGAACATCGAGACGGTACGGACCACTTCCCCGTACGCGGTCAGCCGGATCTGGACCGACCGTGACGTCACCGCGGACCGTGCCGTGTTCAGCAGCGTCGCCCGTGAACCGCTGCTGGACTCGGTCAGCCTGTTCCACCGCGTCGAACGAGGCTCGGCCGCCTGGTCACGGCGCACCGGCGGCGCCGTGGTGGAACTGCACGCCTACGCCGCCGGCCACGGCATCGACCCGGCGGACGCCGCCCGTGACATGTGGGCGCAGCTCACCGGCATCTGGCCGGAGACGCGGGGTCTGCGGATCGTCGACAGCGACACCCGGATCGGCTACGACGCGCCGGCGTTCGGCGTCGGCAGCGACGCCACCCGGCCGGGTGTGACCACCGACGCCGACGGGTTGTTCCTGGCCGGGGACTGGGTCCGCATGCCGTTCCCGTGCGCGCTGATGGAACGTTCCGCCGCCTCGGCCGCGACGGCCGCCAACGCGATCCTGCGCCGCCACGGCGTACGCCCGGTGCAGGTCTACTCGGTTCCGCCGCGCGGCCTGCTGGCCGGCCGCTGA
- a CDS encoding DUF1622 domain-containing protein: MEWVVTGFEVTGAAILTVGSLVALVSAAVSLRGGDPRAAYKRARQDVGRVILLGLEILIIADIVLTITVERTLQSTLTLGVLVLVRTFLSFSLEIELEGSLPWRRGSASRTPSERPDSEPTDTDLR, from the coding sequence ATGGAGTGGGTGGTCACCGGGTTCGAGGTCACCGGTGCGGCCATCCTGACGGTCGGCTCGCTGGTGGCGCTCGTGTCGGCGGCGGTGTCGCTGCGTGGCGGGGACCCGCGGGCCGCCTACAAGCGAGCCCGGCAGGACGTCGGCCGGGTCATCCTGCTGGGCCTCGAGATCCTGATCATCGCCGACATCGTCCTGACCATCACGGTCGAGCGCACCCTGCAGAGCACCCTGACCCTCGGTGTCCTCGTGCTGGTCCGGACGTTCCTCAGCTTCTCGCTGGAGATCGAGTTGGAGGGTTCCCTGCCGTGGCGCCGCGGCTCGGCGAGCAGGACGCCGTCGGAGAGGCCGGACAGCGAGCCTACCGACACCGATCTTCGCTGA
- a CDS encoding cold-shock protein has translation MTTGTVKWFNGDKGFGFIAQDGGGADVFAHFSAISASGFRSLDENQRVEFDITQGQKGPQAENIRTI, from the coding sequence ATGACTACTGGAACCGTGAAGTGGTTCAACGGCGACAAGGGTTTCGGTTTCATCGCCCAGGACGGCGGCGGCGCCGACGTCTTCGCCCATTTCTCAGCGATCTCGGCGAGCGGTTTCCGCAGCCTGGACGAGAACCAGCGGGTGGAATTCGACATCACCCAGGGCCAGAAGGGCCCGCAGGCGGAGAACATCCGCACGATCTGA